One Rhododendron vialii isolate Sample 1 chromosome 2a, ASM3025357v1 genomic region harbors:
- the LOC131315770 gene encoding crocetin glucosyltransferase, chloroplastic-like: MDPCVRLLLVTFPGQPQINPGLQFAKRLLKMGVDVTYATAFSALNRMTRSTTTPPGLTFFGFSDGHDGGWGMDNFDQYMEELKRHGSEAVAKLIKSQAETGQPFFHVVYTTFVPWAGKVAHDLHVPSTFLWIQPATILDIYFYYLNQLNGYGDSIGDNMNDPSWSVELPGLPPVTGSDLPSFLLASNTYNFALKLLKEHFDVLDAQNNPKVLVNSFDALESGALRAIEKLNLVAIGPLIPSAFLDGKNPSDNSFGGDLFEDSKTYIKWLDSKPSESVIYAAFGSYSPIAKQQIDEIAHGLLACGRPFLWVVRATEDEKLSSKEKLEQEGMIVPWCSQVEVLSHPSIGCFLSHCGWNSSLESLVSGVPVVAFPQWSDQVTNAKLIEDVWKTGTRVKSNLDHLVESDEIKRCIEMVIGGDEMRTNAKKWKELARETGKEGGSSDKNLKIFVDEAKANKVE; encoded by the coding sequence ATGGATCCTTGTGTTCGACTCTTGCTGGTAACGTTTCCAGGACAACCGCAAATCAACCCCGGCCTCCAATTTGCCAAGCGCCTCCTCAAAATGGGGGTCGACGTCACTTACGCAACAGCCTTTTCCGCCCTCAATCGCATGACCAGAAGCACGACTACTCCACCAGGTTTGACGTTTTTCGGCTTCTCTGACGGCCACGACGGCGGGTGGGGAATGGACAATTTCGACCAGTACATGGAAGAGCTAAAGAGACACGGATCAGAGGCTGTAGCAAAACTCATCAAATCACAGGCTGAAACAGGCCAGCCTTTCTTCCATGTGGTTTATACCACATTTGTCCCTTGGGCAGGCAAGGTTGCACATGATCTTCACGTGCCGTCCACTTTCCTCTGGATTCAACCAGCCACCATCTTGGATATTTACTTTTATTACTTGAATCAGTTGAATGGCTATGGGGATTCCATTGGGGACAACATGAATGACCCCTCATGGTCAGTTGAATTACCCGGATTACCACCAGTAACCGGCAGTGACCTTCCCTCTTTTTTGCTTGCTTCAAACACCTATAATTTTGCACTCAAGTTACTAAAAGAGCATTTTGATGTGCTTGATGCCCAAAACAATCCGAAAGTACTAGTAAACTCCTTCGACGCTTTGGAGTCTGGAGCCCTCAGAGCAATCGAGAAGCTAAACTTGGTTGCTATTGGACCGTTAATCCCGTCGGCTTTCTTGGATGGAAAGAATCCTTCAGACAATTCTTTTGGAGGAGATCTCTTCGAAGATTCGAAAACCTATATCAAATGGTTGGATTCAAAGCCTAGTGAATCTGTTATTTATGCAGCCTTTGGAAGCTATTCTCCAATAGCGAAGCAACAGATAGACGAGATAGCACACGGGCTGCTTGCTTGTGGAAGGCCGTTTTTGTGGGTGGTGAGAGCCACTGAAGACGAGAAGCTGAGTTCTAAAGAGAAATTGGAACAAGAAGGAATGATAGTTCCGTGGTGTTCTCAAGTGGAGGTTTTGTCACACCCATCGATTGGGTGTTTCCTGTCTCATTGCGGGTGGAATTCTTCTTTGGAGAGCTTGGTTTCCGGGGTTCCGGTTGTGGCTTTTCCGCAGTGGTCGGACCAAGTTACGAACGCAAAGcttattgaagatgtttggaaGACTGGAACAAGAGTGAAATCGAATCTAGATCACTTAGTCGAGAGTGATGAGATTAAAAGGTGCATAGAAATGGTGATAGGCGGGGATGAAATGAGGACGAATGCTAAGAAGTGGAAGGAATTGGCAAG